One part of the Enterococcus sp. DIV1094 genome encodes these proteins:
- a CDS encoding glycerophosphoryl diester phosphodiesterase membrane domain-containing protein: MVYIKRSLGNAWDFLKGTQAYFRDVVLMHGFILFICLPLLGSTTRLILQRGSIDYLSTDNIPTLISQHPVVFFSLIAVLLMILLLVYFEFTFLLMSVYFIKKQEPISLKQLLQLTIRQLKKVRPMIFLFFLAYFFLILPVSGMSFNSDLLSRIKIPAFIIDFIFANRWIVVSSFLFVYVFLGYIGIRLIFSLPEMILRDRPFREAVRESWRLTKSRFFAISGQFLIISGTLLLISTIGYLAIISGQILVESYFSEYSLISAVFAMTLLQGVILFNFVMSTVGIFYVIVDFMDDEGFLPDIPSWFSPQEEPQKHSAVKNTALTLFAVFFGVGVCIYNMNYLDSASETTPLTISHRGVSSGNSAQNTIAALEKTSKNYHPDYVEMDVQETKDGQFVVMHDFNLRDLTGVNKAPQDLTLEELEKLTVTENGAKEPLVSFDTYLKRANELNQKLLIEIKTTRKDSKDLVKNFVKKYEENILTHGHILQSLTYQTVSELKAENPDFYVGYILPFNIIGPPVTPGDFLTMEYSTINRNFIDSAHQDGKKVYVWTLNDSDDMSRMMFYGVDGIITDDMQALNATIKNTEGEITYSDKLLNFVLGVG, encoded by the coding sequence ATCGTTTATATAAAACGTAGTTTAGGAAATGCTTGGGACTTCCTCAAAGGGACGCAAGCTTACTTTCGTGACGTAGTTTTGATGCATGGGTTCATCTTATTTATTTGTTTACCTTTGCTTGGAAGTACAACACGTTTGATTTTACAACGTGGGTCGATTGATTATCTCTCCACTGATAATATCCCCACATTGATTTCACAGCATCCAGTCGTTTTTTTCTCCTTGATCGCTGTCTTGTTGATGATTTTACTCCTAGTTTATTTTGAGTTCACTTTTTTACTGATGAGTGTTTATTTTATCAAAAAACAAGAACCGATATCGTTGAAACAATTACTGCAATTGACGATTCGGCAACTAAAAAAAGTTCGTCCGATGATTTTTTTATTTTTCTTGGCTTACTTCTTTCTGATTTTACCAGTCAGTGGAATGAGCTTTAATTCTGATTTACTTTCTAGAATCAAGATTCCTGCATTTATTATCGACTTTATTTTTGCAAACCGCTGGATCGTCGTCAGCTCTTTTCTTTTTGTTTATGTATTCCTCGGCTATATCGGGATTCGTTTGATTTTCTCTTTACCAGAAATGATTTTAAGAGACCGTCCTTTTCGTGAAGCCGTTCGAGAAAGTTGGCGTTTGACCAAATCACGATTTTTCGCGATTTCAGGACAGTTTTTGATTATCAGTGGAACGCTTCTCTTGATTTCAACAATCGGTTACTTAGCGATTATCTCCGGTCAGATTTTAGTTGAGTCCTATTTTTCTGAGTATTCATTGATCAGTGCTGTATTTGCAATGACTCTTTTACAAGGCGTCATCTTGTTCAATTTTGTGATGTCGACCGTGGGTATTTTTTATGTCATTGTGGACTTTATGGATGACGAAGGGTTTTTACCCGATATCCCTAGCTGGTTTTCACCACAAGAAGAACCTCAAAAGCATTCTGCTGTAAAGAATACTGCATTGACCTTATTTGCCGTATTTTTTGGTGTCGGTGTATGTATTTACAATATGAACTACTTGGACTCTGCCTCTGAAACAACCCCCCTCACCATTTCTCATCGGGGAGTTAGCTCTGGGAATAGCGCGCAAAATACGATTGCCGCTTTAGAAAAGACGAGTAAAAATTACCATCCTGATTATGTAGAGATGGATGTTCAAGAAACAAAAGACGGCCAGTTCGTTGTGATGCATGACTTCAATCTTAGAGATCTGACAGGAGTCAATAAGGCACCGCAAGATTTGACACTTGAAGAATTAGAAAAATTGACCGTCACTGAAAATGGTGCCAAAGAACCACTAGTTTCATTTGACACATATCTAAAACGAGCAAATGAATTAAATCAGAAATTACTCATTGAAATCAAAACGACTAGAAAAGACTCAAAAGATCTAGTCAAAAATTTTGTTAAGAAATACGAAGAGAATATTTTAACACATGGACATATTTTACAAAGTTTGACTTATCAAACAGTTTCAGAGTTAAAAGCTGAAAATCCAGATTTTTATGTTGGGTATATTTTACCTTTTAATATCATTGGTCCTCCAGTTACCCCAGGTGATTTCCTAACCATGGAATACAGTACGATCAATCGTAACTTTATCGATTCTGCCCATCAAGATGGCAAAAAAGTCTATGTATGGACCCTAAATGATTCAGACGATATGAGCCGAATGATGTTTTATGGCGTAGATGGCATCATTACAGATGATATGCAAGCTTTAAATGCTACGATCAAGAACACAGAAGGCGAAATAACCTACTCAGACAAATTATTAAACTTTGTTCTAGGTGTTGGATAA